The genomic window ATTCACAGTACAAAGCACATTATATGGGCTCGAAGCGTTTCCCCCTTTTCCTCATCTGTTGAAATGTCAGTTGCCCCATTAGTAGGTCATGGGCGGTCGAAAACTGCTTGTAAACATGATGTTCTGTTAACTCAATGCAGCGAACAATTTGTGTTGAAGGTACGTCTCAAGCCATTCTATCCTCACGACGCTGCGCGCCATTTGTTTCCCCCATAATATTAAACAGTGGAATGACTCTCAATCAATCCTCCAATTGAAAAATTACCTCTCAAAGTCAGCAACGTCCTTTCTAGACTAAAGGAAATCTCATCCTATCAGAAAAATCGATGTTTAATGTTCGTCAATCTTTAGTATCACTGTGTTTTCCTACATTTTGAACTATTTGATGTCAAATAGTTAGGAATATCCCTGAGATCAACAAGTCTTGCAATCAAGTTGAATGACTTGAATGATCACAATCAGCCTCCATAATGTACCCGTGAGTTAGAAATACACATATGTAGGCGGGAGTCGGGGGTGTCTCTGGTTTTCAGAGGAATAAGGATTCTTGGAGTAGCATTCAAACTCAGCTTTTGAAGCATTTAATATCTAGTTCGTTTTCATGTCAGTCTTGATCACTGCACTGCAAATATGCAGGCCAAGGTGCTCGATGAAACACCGACATCTCTCCGTGCTGGAATGCGATAAATACAGGAGATGACTGCAAGCTGCAGATATGCCATAAATGACACATTTTAACCGACAGCGTAAAGCAGTGCTTAATGCAAAATATGCTTCCACACAAGCCAGACCAACAGCCTACCTCGATGATGGGTCAGTCAgactatgaggagtgattgataatttcgtggcctaaggtagaatgagtcaattttagaaaaccctgcatatttattttttcaacatagtcccctcctacatgtacacactgagTCCAGCGCCCTGGTGAATAAGAATCGCTCTTTGCAGAAGTGGTCCACGGtagggggcgggggggggtgggCAGGGGTGTGATTGAcacgttcgtggcctaaggtagaaggagatcagttattaacttcaaactgtcTGCATTATCActaaaagagttgaactgcacgtgcatgtaacgataGCGGCTTGGACCCCCAGGTGGTCTGCACAGGAGTGATTGATGTTCGTGGTCTACGTTTGGAGGAATTGATCTATACAGCCCTCGTTACATGCACCTGCAGTTCAACTTTTTGAGTGAAATGCAGAAATTTGAATTTAATAACTCACCTCATCTACAGGCCACGAATCTATCAATCACTCATGCTtttgaccacttctggaggtccaagacgccgacttctacaagaCGGGATCCGTCTGCTCCACGATCGGTTGAGtaagtgtgcaaatgtaggaaaaataagtgACTATGTTTTCGAAATTtgcctctttctaccttaggctacgaaattatcaatcacccctcctatTTCACAGGAAGTGGAAAGGCATGCGCCGATTATTCAATTCATTCGGCACAGGAACTAACTAGCTAAAAGCGAACATTTCGGAATTCGAATGGGAATTTGTTTATTGTTGTCACGAGTATCGAAATATCGTGAAAAGTGTTTATTACATACTGTTCGTGCACTTAACATAATTACGTGGTGAGGGGGAAGATCAAAGAAGAACGGAATGCAGAAAAACAGGTACTGCTGTAGAGAAAATAACGTGCAGTTATACAATAAAGAGCAAGATCATAACGAAGTTAATTTGGAGAACGAAGAGGATAGTTTTCTACGAAGCATCAATTTAATAGGCTCATACAAGCGTGCTGGAAGCTATTTTGCAttctgctttcaggcttttgcaacTTCTGTCATTTGGAAAGAATGAATCAGAGAATTCCTGAGCTGGTTCGGGGCTTTGATTATGCAGCCTAATTTACTGTGGCAGTCCGAAGTTAAGTCAATAGGTCATAGAGGGAATGCTGGTTTCCCAGATCTGCTGAGCATTTATAGTTTTTCCATGCCATGGTAGGGCGGTCCCATAGCAAACCCTTATGTATCTGGATAGGATACGTTCTATGGTGCTTCATTAACAACTGGTAAAGGCCGATAGAGATgtgtaaatgtttttttttacttcctgCTAAAATAGAGAGGTTTCTGAGCTTTCTGATCCGTCCTGTCTGCATGGTTAGAGCTTGATACACTACTGACACTTCCCACGCACTCATAATCAATATTGTTGAATTAAATAAAACTCATCTCTGCAGTCAGAAATACccttttttgttttgctgaactTGAGGGAACGGTTTTAATGACCCGATATCACTTAGCCTCCTTTCTCCTTCCCGTACACCTAATCCTCGTTATTGTGATATGGCTTTTTACGGTGGCATGTTGTGCAAACATGTAAAGGGATTAGAGCATTATGTGGCCACGCAGCAGTGAACTTGCAAGGAGTACGATAGGGAAAGAGAAGACAGAGTTGTGGAACATTGGTGGTTCGATTACGAGTCTGTTGGTCGGATTCCAACGATATACTTTTCGAGGGAGGTGTTACCTCGCAACGTCCGGAATATGGTGACGGATTTGCTTGGAAGTGCAATGCTGATATAAAATTCACTGGATATGACTCATCTCGATGATTTCAGCACGAACTTAGAAAATAGCAAATGCTTCAGCATTAACATATCAAGGACTTATATGCGCTTATTCTCCAAGTCGCAGATGATATTCATCCAACAAATTATATGTATTATTTGTAACTATCCACACTAACATCAGCTAAGATTTTCCTAATACATAGTGGAAATTCGTCAACGTTTCAGTTAGAACTCATTTGAAGGTACTTTCTGTATACTCAATAATGAGTCAATTCACCCGATATTCGGATAAGGTAATCTCGCCGATATATTTGGCAGGAGTTGGATATATTAGTTTTAAGAATTTTACAACGTCCTGATCCAAACAGTTGCTTGGGCATTTAAGATTACAGCAGAAATGTTAACCGCTCCGGATATCCTTTGTAATTAACAAAGGATACCCTGTGGGAAACTTCGTCACATGGTACAACCAGAATCATCTGAAACTTAATGCGAAAAAGACTACGGAGctagtggtggacctgaggagggctaaggcaacagtgatccctgtttccattcaaggggtcagtgtggacatggtggtggATTAGAAATACCTGAGGATACGAACGGACaataactggactggtcaaagaacactgaggctgtctacaagaagggtcagagccgtctctgcttcctgaggacactgaggtcctttaacatctgacggactatgctgaggatgttctacgaggctgtggtggccattgctatcatgtttgctgttgtgtgctggggcagcaggctaaaggtagcagacaccaacagaaacaACAGACTTATTcagaaggccagtgatgttgtggcagTGGAaccggactctctgacggtggtgtctgaaaggtggatgctgtccaagttgcatactttcctggacaatgactcccattcagtccgtaatgtactggttaggcacaggagtacattcagccagagaatcattccaccgagatgtaacactgagcgtcataggaagtcattcctacctgtagccatcaaacttaacaactcctccctcggagtgtcagacatcctgtgccaataggctgctcCTGGATTTAATTCCACATGGCATGAttatcttattatttatttatctatggtTTTATAATGTTATATTTCTTCTCTATTCCTGGTTGGTCCCGTTGTAacagaacccaatttccctcgggatcaataaagtacctttgtctgtctgtctataagAACGGAAAATCAGTCCTTTTCAGATCTAAATACCGAATTAAAAATCTAATTAAACAAGATTCGAGATCGAATAAAGGAAAAATGCCATAATATTAAATACCTGAACCGATTGGACCAGTGGGAGGTGCGGACTCTGTTGTGAAAAGAATTTTTGAACAAACATTAACAAATTCGTCTTCTTAAGATTTTCTTTCTCAATTGTTTATGATTACGATGTTTACAAATCAGTTGAATATAACGTGGAAATTGTCCAAGGACACCTACCTGAACAAACAACAAAGACATCTTCCTTATGATCACAGTCATGCTGACCGAGTGGAGAGGAAGGACAACTGGACAGGAAAGATTCACTTCCTTTGCATTTCACTTCGTCCAACCAAAGATCGCCGACGTCCTGGATAATTTTATCCGGCACTCCAGTCAAAAGGGCAGAGCCACAGCCCAACTGCCTGCACGCCACATTGGCATCGGCCAGATCCCAGGAATCATCACATATCGTGCCCCAGGTATTATTGAACTTTATCTCCAACCTTCCAGAGCAATTGGTTTTGCCGCCAGAAACGCGCAACGTTGGTTCTAATGCAGAAGAAAACACTGATGTTGCATTAATCATAACTTCGAAATGGAATTTAAAATGATATTGCAACTTGTAGTTTAGATTACCTGCTGCATAAACAGGTTGAGATATATTGCGTGCTTCGCAAACCTTTACACTGGACCGGTCCGGTTTTTTGGCCTCTGATGAGAAGAGAAAAATGTTGTCTATTTATTTTTAACAACGATGTTTAGAATACAAATCGCCAGATAATGTGTTCCTTCTGTTACCTTTACATTCAACACCTGCATGTGAGTTATATTGACAGTCGTGTTTCCCCCAAGGTTTTGCATGACACTGCCAAAGAGTCGACTCGTACGAGAGACATTTTATTCCATCCAGCCATATTGGATCAGATCCTTTTTCGTATTTCTGGGAGTAATAGTCGATAGATTCCAAGGTTCCGCAGTTCATTTGCTTGCAGATCACATTCGCAGCTTCACTATCCAGTTCTTCGGAACAAACTGTTCCCCATCTCCCATGGTACCGCACTTCCACTCTCCCTTCGCAGCTGTGTTTTCCTTTCACAAGGCGCATCTCTTTGTGTTCTGAGAACAAAGTAGTTAATGCAAACGTACTAATAGTATTTTCGTACGGTAGAAAACTTAACTAGTTTTTATAAATAAAAAAGGCACGAGATAGATATTTGCGATACCTCAAAACAACTGAAATCACTAGATACACTCATAAGGGAACGTAACGTGTGGACAGGTAAGGAAATCAGGGAACAACAGACTACAGGGTGTtaagaaagaagttgagaagcaggacctgaaAGGTATTAATCTCgcgattactgtctgtgccacgtgacatTGAGAATATGAATACAATGAGTTGGAGgacaaatgcgtggctgagggtttggagcagggggcagggattgtgATTTCTagttcattgggacctcttttcggACAGGTATGACCTGTAACAAACAGGACGGGTTGCCCCTAAATCCAAGGAGGACCAATaacctggcggggaggtttgctaaggctttaGGGGAAAGTTCAAACTAGAAGTACTCGGGTGAGGGGAACCGAAATGAAGAgactgagtaagaggaggttagctcacgaATAGagaagcttgtagacagtgcaagagggaggataggcaggtgatagagaaggaacgCGCTCAGATCGAaggtttgagatgcgtctattttaacgcaaagagtgttgtgaacaatgcgatgaacttagagcgtggatcagtacttggagatatgatgtggtgttaattacagagacttggatggctcaaggacAGTAATGGGTACTTCAAGTATcaggtttagatgtttcagaaaggacagggagggaggcaaaagaggtgggggcgtggcactgttggtcATTTCAGTGCCTCGGTTGCAGAAAAGATGGACACCCTGGAGGGAtagtctatggagtctctgtgggtggaggttaggaacgtTAAGTGtaaaataactttactgggtgtttcttataggccgcccaatagtgaCAGGAGCATCGTGGATCAGATAGAGAAACAGATCctgaaaaggtgtaataatatcAGAACtgatgtgatgggagattttaagttCCCAGaaatcgattggcatctccctggagcaaggggtttagataggttggagtttgttaggtgttttCAGGAACGTTTATTGACACAAGATGTAGAAattcctacaagaggagaggctgtacttgatttggtattgggaaaagaATCTGCTCAGGtgttagatctctcagtggaagagcattttagagatagtgatcataattctgtctcctttagtggagtgagataggaacagataagttggGAAAAATTTTTAATTGGAGTTAGGAGAATTACGAGACTATCAAGGAGGAAATTggtagcttaaattggaaacagatattctcaaggaaaagaattgaagaaatgtggcaaacgttcaggggatacttgtgtcgagttctgcacaggtacgttccaatgagacagggaagttatggtagggtacaggaaccgtggtgtacaaaggttaaaataaatctagacaagaagaaaagaaaagcttacaaaagtttcagagagctaggtaatgttagagatctagaagatctctaacattacaagccagttctcgatccacaaagcaatgtccctttggaacccatgcctcctaacataaggctaataggaaggatcttaagaagaaaattaggagagccagaaggggccatgagaagacctggATGGGCAGTATTATGGAAAATCCCAAAGCATTCCACcagtgtgtgaagagcaagaggataagacgtgaaagaataggacctataaagtgtgactgtggggaagtatgtatggaaccggaagatatagcagaggtacttaatgaatactttacttcagttttcacaaaggaaaaggatcttggtgattgtagtgatgacttgcaggagactgaaaagcttgagcatgctgATATTAAGAAAGACGAAGTGCTGGAGCTTTCGGAAAGCTTCAAGTTTGATCATTCACCGGGACCGTACGTGATTTACCCCAGGcttctgtgggaagcgagggaggatatTTCAGAGCCTCTGGCAGTTATCATTGTATCATCAATGAGGAGGGGAGAGGTTGCGGAGGATTGGGAACTGCAGATATTGTCCCTTGATACAAGAATGgcagtagggatagcccaggaaactataggccagtcagtcttatttcagtatttggtaatctgatggagaatatcctgagaggcaggatttatgaacatgtcGTTAGGCGTAATATGATTGGGGATTGTCAAAAGCAGCTAGTGCCTTACGAGACTGGTTGAATCTTTTGAGGGtttgactaaacacatcgatgaagtTAGAGCCGTAcaggcagtgtatatggatttaagTAAGCCATTTAGTAAGGTACCTTAgtcaaggcttattgaaaaagtaagaaggcatgggatccaaggggacattgttttgtggatctagaactagCTTGCCCTCTGAAGACAAACTGTGGTTGTACACGGGTCATATACTGCAtggtctgggacccctactctttgtgatcttaataaatgacctggatgagtaagtgcTGGGTTCtcttagtaaatttgcagatgacacaaatgttggggttgTTATGGGGATGTTATGGATGGctttgtggagggctgtcagagaatccaacgggacattgataggacgcaaagcagggctgagaagtgacagatggagttcagtccggataagtgtgaggtggttcatttcggtaggtcaaatatgatggcagaatatagtatcaatggtaagaaTCTCggtagtatggaggatcagagggattctgGGGTCCgactccataggacactcaaaactgttaCGCagctctgtgattaagaaggcatacggtgcattggctttcatcaatcgtgggattaaaTTTAAGAGTCGAGAGGCAATGTTACACCTATATAGGACACTagtcagtccccacttggagtgctgtgctcaattctggtcgcagcaccacaggaaggacgtggaaatcatagaaaggctgctgtggagatttacaagtatgttgccttgattggggagcatgccttatgagaatagattgactgaactccgccttttctctttgtagcgacagaggatgagaggtgacctgacagaggtacagtgtataagatgatgaatggGATTGATCGTCTGGATCGTCAAttgctttttcccaggtctgaaattgCTACTTGCAGAGGGCACTGTTTTAcgttgcttggaagtagatacaaaggagatatcaggggtaagtttttttttacgcagggtggtgagtgtgtagaatgggctgccggcggaaGTGGTGGAGAGGAAAGGACTgaatattttaagagactcctgtatgGTCACATAGAGcctagaaaattagagggctatgggtaaagcctcggCAGTTCTACGGTAgtgacatattcggcacagcgttgtgggccgAATTGTGCTGTAGCTAGTCCATGTTGCTAACAAAAATATATAATCTAGTTAATTACGGAATTTGGAGGAACGGAAACGTGGGACTGGTAGTGCACTTCTGCTGGTCTTCAGGCAAGTTCAGACACTAAATCTGAGAATGTTTGGTTTGAAAATGGGGAAGaggtttttgtttatttttccccTGCTCAGGTATGATAGCGAGAATAAGCGGAGCTGCAAGAAATAAATAGTCGGAAATAAACGGTAAAGGTCCATGCAAAATGTCACAATCAGTGAAAACTTTCAGCCTTtggaaataatttctccttcagtgTCCATTCTGCTGACAGCCCCCATTAGATAATAGGGCGCTTCCTGATGCAATTGCTTGAGAAGCGACCTTGTTGTCTTCTCTATAACCTGTACTCAGTCTTTGCAGTTTACGCAAAGATTATCTTTCACTCTTTCGATTCTAACATCTTGCATGTACTATTGGCGTCGTTAACAATTTTGTCTCCTCTTCACAGCATGATCAGTCTGTTCAACATCTGCGAGCAAATGTGCCGTTCTGGTCCCCCTAATAATCAAAATAGCTGTTCCGCATCAACTTGTTTTTTATACCCACTCGCCTCTTACTGCAACAGTATTGTCTGTGTTTTAGTGGCGGACGCGTGGAAATCAGTGCCAGTGTCGGTGGtcgagataggtacatggagcttagaaaaatataggctATTTGGTAGGGATATTGTTGGCAGTTTCTTGAGTAGTTTACATGGTCGGCGCAAcagtgtgggccgaaaggcctgtaaagtGCTATTGAtttcatggactgtttgaactgcttccgtctggtaggcgcttcagatccctccagactaagactaataggcactggagaagttttttccctactgcggtcactttgcagaacagttaactgccggttaactgtcggctaactattacttggattgcactacttgtatgtataatctatattttcattttttatttatcattattattgttatgagcagagaggcaacatctgccggaagtaaattccttgtatgtgcacaaggtacttggcgattagagtctgattctgattctgagatttctatgtttctgtgtttacgTTTCAATGACCCGAATGTGTGCTATAAATCGTTTAACATGTCTCCAAAGTGAAGATTCCAATACCACATTGCAGAAAATCGGCATAGTGTAATTACGCTTACCGGAACACTCCACTGTCACATCTTCTTTATGGCTGCAGTCATGATAGCCCCACAGCGCCGAAGGACATGTCCAGAGATACTTTTCATTACCCGAACATTTCACTTCATCCAACCAAATTTCTCCAGTGCTTCGTCCACAgttcagagttttttttttctccaaagcaTAACCACACCTTAGTTGCCTACATACCACGTTAGCATTAACCAGATCCCAGGAGTCATCACAGACTGTTCCCCAGGATCCATTGTAATAAACCTCCAGTCTTCCAGCACATGCATCTTCACTTCCGAATAGCCTTAACTGCATGTGGTCTGTTGAACAGAAACATACAAGGTTACTCATTGCATTACAAACTGAACTCATCACCTCGTTTTCATTTATGAAACTTCTTCTGATATTAAGGTTTGAAAATAATTGTGCAATCATTTCACAGCATGTTGGAAGTTGAAGTTGCTGAAGTATAAATTCAAAACCAAAAGTTTGTAAGAATTTAGTAAGGCTGCAGCGCGGATTTGATCGTTCGACTGAACTGCGCGCACAGTCACTGGTTTATGTCTGAACCAGGTTATGGCACTTCACATTTACGCCCTGCATAGAACGTTGGGCATTCAATGTCACAGGGGGAGCTTCTCTTTCACCATTGTACCGCATGTAGTACCATAGATCAATCATGGTGGCAGGCATTTGCCACTTTACTCTgccggaggggggtggggggtggctgGTGGTATTTCTTCTAATCTGACATTTTCACTGTCTGAAGCATGGTCGATATCAGAGTGGTTCCCTGTAACTTGAAGGATGTATACCTCTTCCAAAGCAGTGGAAAGAGCTTTGGACCATATCGCTGGGAGGAGAGAATATTaccactgtacctcctgcccaagatCTACGGCTGTCCAATCACAATATCAAGTATGGGGTGATCCAATTAGTCACATTCTGCCAGGAATTGATAAGGAACTGATGTTCATGGACTCGTGTCTTACTCGGCATGATGTCTTCACATACACAGGAATTCAATCAGTCTACAACAGAACTACATCATTTTTTAGGTTGTGATACATCATTGTTATCTGTATTTTCAGGGATGTTAAGTGAGTGCTTCGTTAATCGTGCAGATAGGGTTCCGGTGTAAACTCTACTGAATAATGAATGATAGACTTTGccaattaatataattcatatcaAACAGCAGATCAAAGACCATCGTGGAAATTGAGTGTTGGAAATTATCCGTAGGATAGTCATCAGCCAAACCAGATCCTCATAattctggagaaaaaaaaagacaggGAACTGATTGCTTTTGATGAACAAACATATCGCTAGCTCTTTTGGCTGCCTCttcctttgctttttttttttctttcccaacGACGAGTGCACACAACTGCTGTGACTTTCCAGGGACGTTTGTGTCTTGCCAGCCATTTACATCC from Hypanus sabinus isolate sHypSab1 chromosome 1, sHypSab1.hap1, whole genome shotgun sequence includes these protein-coding regions:
- the LOC132397296 gene encoding scavenger receptor cysteine-rich type 1 protein M130-like → MRLVKGKHSCEGRVEVRYHGRWGTVCSEELDSEAANVICKQMNCGTLESIDYYSQKYEKGSDPIWLDGIKCLSYESTLWQCHAKPWGKHDCQYNSHAGVECKEAKKPDRSSVKVCEARNISQPVYAAEPTLRVSGGKTNCSGRLEIKFNNTWGTICDDSWDLADANVACRQLGCGSALLTGVPDKIIQDVGDLWLDEVKCKGSESFLSSCPSSPLGQHDCDHKEDVFVVCSVLENRFSSIFFAVCVTFGIVVVGELFTMIVIKRRRDAEFAGRASSDIFYQAIYEEIENTPFSKNLNDAHGSEFGSIDSINQIAYYTSNAFNNTEIKPECIEENSSFPDLVNTEYNGEENRTIDSPDAMILLADGADDFRMLRVADESNLV